A single region of the Anaerococcus urinomassiliensis genome encodes:
- a CDS encoding MSCRAMM family protein, translating to MNGKYRSKVLAGLLSLFMVLGVIISPFAFAKGEDDQGKIEYGNLDIDVPRKGDDAKEDSKPRQFKYFKVDDKIYTNEELEDLYKKIDAMKMVDVIAKYGEGILSEKSKVKTGNDGASYDSFELRGLPAGTYVLKETEESASNHQYKMVPIAWCSQEGVTEVSHVKDKVREGEDNKPLILNKVGVIVDKKGNKTEEKLSGVVFNLINIDKEKNDEEDSIVKLVKDKDGVYSYINDSEDATTDLITNEDGQIVINNLPEGNYKFKETKTDKDKGYKIFEGKEYSEDINFVPSNGGNITITNEKEEKNTLHLKKIDGTDPENPITLAGVEFELYLASGNDLFPVGVDKDGKYIISDGKNTEGKDLNFIFKTDENGSIILTDLPKQPAGYRYEFREVKTLDDYVLVSDRTYPAEFGKTITVENYKDEFIEITLTKKDQLTNDSLDKVGFELYRTKINKNKDGTAHRERELVGLVGGTGSYQFDSNASESSKVYKLYTDENGEIKVTGLPDGDYYFKENEPLKDYDSAENRGKENARPFSRKFSKQTLTNKPKDVVPPDGNRKQKGGYKFIKVDDSKEQNRLANAVFALYIEDGKGGYTPYVVNEKGVYSPHDKNAKRVTLKSDSNGEFEVQNLPFKNYMLRETAAPNGYILDVNPIKFEITKDSYEKDAIMIVNKKDTKKTVVPPTVTPPSRTNTPGTTPPSTTVKPPTTYYVPGNKTRIPRGPLVKTGDIRIVILVALGLVMIVAGSIIVKKDEKNQKIQLA from the coding sequence ATGAACGGGAAATATAGATCAAAAGTATTGGCCGGTTTGCTAAGCTTATTTATGGTGCTTGGCGTGATTATTTCGCCATTTGCTTTTGCTAAAGGAGAAGATGACCAAGGAAAAATCGAATATGGTAATCTTGATATCGATGTGCCTAGAAAAGGCGATGACGCCAAAGAAGATTCTAAACCTCGTCAGTTCAAATATTTTAAAGTTGATGATAAAATATACACTAATGAAGAACTTGAGGATCTATATAAGAAGATAGATGCTATGAAAATGGTAGATGTCATAGCTAAGTATGGTGAGGGAATCTTGTCTGAAAAATCAAAAGTTAAAACAGGCAATGATGGAGCTTCCTATGATTCTTTTGAGCTTAGGGGCCTTCCTGCAGGTACTTATGTGTTGAAGGAAACAGAAGAATCTGCTTCTAACCACCAATACAAAATGGTTCCTATAGCTTGGTGCTCTCAAGAAGGAGTGACAGAGGTTAGCCATGTTAAGGATAAGGTGAGAGAGGGAGAGGATAATAAACCTCTAATCTTAAATAAAGTTGGTGTTATTGTAGATAAAAAAGGCAACAAAACAGAAGAAAAGCTTTCTGGCGTTGTATTTAACTTAATCAATATAGACAAAGAAAAAAATGATGAAGAAGATTCTATAGTAAAACTTGTTAAAGATAAAGATGGAGTATATTCCTACATAAATGATAGTGAAGATGCTACAACAGATCTAATAACCAATGAAGATGGTCAAATTGTTATCAATAATTTACCAGAGGGAAATTACAAGTTTAAAGAAACTAAAACTGACAAAGATAAGGGCTACAAGATTTTTGAAGGCAAAGAATATTCTGAGGATATAAACTTTGTACCAAGCAATGGTGGAAATATCACCATTACAAATGAAAAAGAAGAAAAGAACACTCTTCACCTCAAAAAAATTGATGGAACCGATCCTGAAAACCCAATCACCCTAGCTGGTGTAGAATTTGAACTTTATCTTGCATCTGGTAATGATCTTTTCCCAGTTGGAGTTGACAAAGATGGCAAATATATAATCTCAGATGGCAAAAACACTGAAGGTAAGGATTTGAATTTCATCTTCAAGACTGATGAAAATGGATCAATAATCCTAACAGATTTGCCAAAACAACCAGCAGGATATAGATATGAGTTTAGAGAAGTGAAAACTCTAGATGATTACGTGCTTGTATCTGATAGAACCTATCCAGCAGAATTTGGCAAGACAATTACTGTCGAAAACTACAAGGATGAATTTATTGAGATTACTCTCACTAAAAAAGACCAATTAACAAACGATTCTCTTGACAAGGTTGGATTTGAATTATATAGAACAAAGATAAACAAAAATAAAGATGGTACTGCTCACAGAGAGAGAGAACTTGTGGGACTTGTTGGAGGTACAGGCAGCTATCAATTTGATAGCAATGCTAGCGAATCAAGCAAAGTTTATAAACTATACACCGATGAAAATGGGGAAATCAAAGTAACAGGTCTTCCTGATGGTGACTACTATTTCAAAGAAAATGAACCATTGAAAGACTATGACTCAGCAGAAAACCGTGGCAAGGAAAATGCTAGACCTTTCTCAAGGAAATTTAGCAAACAAACCCTTACAAACAAACCAAAAGATGTTGTTCCACCAGATGGAAATAGAAAGCAAAAGGGTGGCTACAAATTCATCAAGGTTGATGATTCCAAGGAACAGAACAGACTTGCTAATGCTGTATTTGCCCTATATATAGAAGATGGCAAGGGAGGATACACTCCATACGTTGTAAATGAAAAGGGAGTTTACTCTCCACATGATAAAAATGCCAAAAGAGTAACATTGAAATCTGATTCAAATGGTGAATTCGAAGTGCAAAATCTACCATTTAAAAATTATATGCTACGTGAAACAGCTGCTCCAAATGGATATATCCTTGATGTAAATCCTATTAAGTTTGAGATTACAAAAGATAGCTACGAAAAAGATGCTATTATGATTGTAAATAAAAAGGATACAAAAAAGACTGTTGTTCCACCAACAGTAACACCACCATCAAGGACAAACACTCCAGGAACAACACCACCATCAACAACAGTAAAACCACCAACAACTTACTATGTTCCAGGCAACAAGACAAGAATCCCAAGAGGGCCACTTGTAAAAACAGGGGATATTAGAATAGTAATCCTAGTAGCCCTAGGCCTAGTGATGATAGTAGCTGGAAGTATCATAGTAAAGAAAGATGAAAAAAATCAGAAAATTCAATTAGCTTAG
- a CDS encoding sigma-70 family RNA polymerase sigma factor, with product MQITIDNSKQIVNSYMPLLISMARKFPSNDYDEDIDETRMILMECIPSYDESKGTFGNFLKNQLRYHYLDRAKKQNPQSLDDFDQNGNPIVDTIPDDYDFEVHILENYKELYLAICKLSEKDREIIRLKYWEKLTNKEIGEILHISPKTVANRHSLSLKKLKDLMER from the coding sequence ATGCAAATTACAATAGACAATTCAAAGCAAATCGTAAATTCCTATATGCCACTTTTGATTTCAATGGCTAGGAAGTTCCCTTCTAATGATTATGACGAGGATATTGATGAGACTAGGATGATTCTTATGGAGTGTATCCCTTCTTATGACGAAAGCAAGGGGACTTTTGGGAATTTCTTGAAAAATCAGCTTCGCTACCACTATTTGGACAGGGCGAAGAAACAAAACCCCCAAAGTCTAGATGATTTCGACCAGAATGGAAATCCTATAGTTGATACAATCCCAGATGATTATGATTTTGAAGTTCACATTCTTGAAAATTACAAGGAACTCTACCTTGCCATATGTAAGCTTAGTGAAAAGGATAGGGAAATTATCAGACTGAAATATTGGGAGAAATTAACTAATAAGGAAATTGGAGAAATTTTACACATTTCTCCCAAAACTGTAGCAAACAGGCACAGCCTCAGCCTTAAGAAGCTCAAAGATTTGATGGAAAGATAA